The DNA region CTTCGCCAAGATCGTCGAAGTCCGTCGAGCACGCCATCTCGAGCGAGAAGGGAACCAAGGTTGATCGAACAGCTTGCGGTTCCGGCTCGGGCCGTGGGCGGCTTCTTCGAGATGTCGATCGACACGTTCCGGGCGATGTTCCGCCGCCCGTTCCAGTTCCGGGAATTCCTGGACCAGACCTGGATGATCGCCCGCGTCTCCCTGGTGCCCACGTTGCTGGTGTCCATTCCGTTCACCGTGCTCGTGGCATTTACGCTCAATATCCTGCTTCGTGAGATCGGTGCCGCCGACCTGTCCGGCGCGGGCACCGCGTTCGGCACCGTCACACAGCTGGGCCCGGTGGTGACGGTGCTGGTGGTAGCCGGGGCCGGCGCCACCGCCATTTGTGCCGATCTCGGGGCGCGCACCATCCGCGAGGAGATCGACGCGATGCGGGTGCTCGGCATCGACCCGATCCACCGGCTCGTCGTCCCCCGAGTGCTGGCATCGACGGTGGTGGCGTTGCTGCTCAACGGGCTGGTCTGCGCCATCGGGTTGGCCGGCGGGTACGCATTCTCGGTGTTCCTGCAGGGCGTGAATCCCGGTGCGTTCATCAACGGACTGACGGTGCTCACCGGCCTTCCCGAGCTGCTGCTGGCCGAGGTCAAGGCTTTGTTGTTCGGTGTCGTTGCCGGCCTGGTGGGCTGCTACCGCGGGCTGACGGTCAAGGGCGGACCCAAGGGCGTCGGCACAGCGGTCAACGAAACCGTGGTCTACGCCTTCATCTGCCTGTTCGTCATCAATGTGCTGATGACGGCGATCGGCGTGCGGGTGTTGGAGTCATGACGCGCGTGAGGATCGCAGCGAAGCGAGGACCGGAGCGCGCGTCGTCGGGGGACAAACCATGAGCTTCGACGCCACGCTGCGCTTCCGGCGCCTCGTTTCCGGCCTGCCCAGGACATTCGACAGCTTCGGGGAGCAGTCGCTGTTCTTCGGCGAGTCGTTGCGCTACATCCCGCACGCGCTGAACCGGTACCGGCGGGAAACGGTCCGGCTGATCGCCGAGATGACGATGGGGACCGGCGCACTGGCGATCATCGGCGGCACCGTCGGCGTCGCGGCGTTCCTGACGTTGGCTTCCGGCGGCGTCATCGCGGTGCAGGGTTATTCGTCGCTGGGCAATATCGGCATCGAAGCCCTGACCGGCTTCCTTTCGGCATTTCTGAACGTGCGCGTGGTGGCCCCGATCGTCGCCGGCATCGCGCTGGCCGCGACGATCGGTGCGGGCACCACGGCACAGTTGGGCGCCATGCGGGTCGCCGAAGAGATCGACGCCGTCGAATCGATGGCCGTGCACTCGGTGGCCTACCTGGTCTCGACCCGGCTGATCGCCGGCCTGATCACGATCGTCCCGCTGTACTCGCTGGCGGTGCTGGCGTCGTTCTTCGCGGCGCGATTCACCACGGTCTTCATCAACGGGCAATCCGCGGGTCTCTACGACCACTACTTCAACACCTTCCTGGTACCGACCGATCTGCTGTGGTCCTTTTTGCAGGCGATCGTGATGTCGGTCGCGGTGATGCTGGTCCACACCTACTACGGCTACAACGCCTCCGGCGGCCCGGTCGGCGTGGGAATCGCCGTCGGCCAGGCGGTGCGGACCTCGCTGATCGTCGTCGTGGTGATCACCCTGTTCATCTCACTCGCCGTCTACGGTGGGTCCGGCAACTTCAACCTCTCCGGGTAGCGGCATGGCAGACGGCGAAGCGAACCGGACCCACGTTCGGGTGGCGGCGGCGATCATGGCCGCGATCATCACGGCGGCCGCGGTCATCACCTATCTCGGTTACACCGCGGCGTTCACCGCCACCGACACCGTCACCGTGACGTCACCGCGCGCGGGCCTGGTGATGCAGCAGGACGCCAAGGTCAAGTACCGCGGCATCCAGATCGGCAAGGTCACAGATATCGCGTACGACGGCGACCAGGCCAAGCTGACCCTCGCCATCGACCGCAGCCAACTGCCCTACGTGCCGGCCAACGCGCGGGTGGATATTGCCGGCAACACCATCTTCGGCGCCAAATCCGTGGAGTTCACTCCGCCGGGATCGCCCGAAGGCGCGATGAAGCCGGGAACCACTGTGCGGGCCTCCGACGTCCAGCTGGAAGTCAACACGCTGTTCCAGAAGTTGACCGACTTGCTGCACAAGGTCGATCCGGTCAATCTCAATGCCACCCTGTCGGCGCTCGGGGAGGGGTTGCGCGGCAACGGCGATGATCTGGGCGCGATGATGGCGGGTCTGAACAGCTATCTGGAACAGCTGAATCCAAAGCTGCCCACCCTGCAGGCCGATTTTGCCCAGGCCGCAACGGTCGCCGATATCTATGCCGATGCCGCGCCGGACTTGACCCGGGTATTCGACAATGCGCCGGCACTCAGCGCCACGATCATCGACCAAGAGGGCAACCTGAACGCCACATTGTTGGCTGCCACCGGCCTGGGCAACAACGCCTACGAGACCCTGGCGCCGGCCGCCGAGGATTACATCGCCGCCATCCAACGCCTACGGGCCCCGACCAAGCTGCTCGGCGAGTACTCGCCGCAGTTCGGTTGCCTGCTCGAATCTTTGGTGACCGCGGCAGACAAGTTCGGCCCGATCATCGGCGGCACCCGGCCGGGGCTGTTCGTGTCGTCCAACTTCCTGCCGGGTGTGCCCGCCTACACATATCCGGAGAGCCTGCCGATCGTCAACGCCACCGGCGGACCCAACTGCCGCGGACTGCCCGACATTCCGAGCAAGCAATCCGGCGGGTCCTGGTACCGCGCGCCGTTCCTGGTGACCGACAACGCCTATGTGCCCTTCCAACCCAACACCGAAGTGCAGTTCGACGCGCCTTCGACGTTGCAGTTCCTGTTCAACGGCGCCTATGCAGAACGGGATGATTTCTGATGGGGCAGCGGGGAGTCCTGGCCAAAGTCGGCGTCTTCACCGTCGTCATGCTGATGGTCGCCGCCGGGCTGGTGGTCGTCTTCGGCGAGTTCCGCTTCGCCTCCGGCACCACCTTTCACGCCAACTTCGAGAACGCCTCCCGGCTGAAGTCCGGTCAGGACGTACGTATCGCCGGTGTTCCGGTCGGCACCGTCAAATCGGTGAGCCTCGCCGAGGACAACAGCGTCGACGTGACGTTCGACGTCAACGAGCGCTATCAGCTCTACACCTCGACCCGGGCGCTGATCCGCTACGAGAACCTGGTGGGCGACCGTTACCTGGAGATCACCTCGGGCCCCGGCGAATTGCGCAAGCTGCCGCCGGGCGGCACCATCATCCGGGAGCAGACCGACCCGGCGCTCGACCTCGACGCACTACTCGGCGGCCTGCGTCCGGTGCTCAAGGGGCTCGACGGCAACAAGGTGAACGAGGTGAGCAACGCCGTCATCGAGTTGCTGCAGGGGCAGGGCGGCGCGCTGTCGGAAATGCTGTCCAGCACCAGCTCGTTCACCACCGATCTGGCCGCGCGTGATCAGCTGATCGGCGACGTCATCGCCAACCTGAACACCGTGCTCGCAACCGTGGACGAGAAGGGCGCCCAGTTCGACACGAGCGTCGACCATTTGCAGCAGTTGATCAGTGGGCTGGCGCAGAATTCCGACACCATCGCCGGGGCGATCCCGCCGTTGGCGGCCGCGGAGGCCGACCTCACCGACATGCTGCAGAAGAGCCGCAGGCCGGTACAGGGCGTGCTGGAGAATCTGCGGCCGCTGGCGACCAAGTTCGACGAGCGCAAGCAGGACCTCAACGACGTCATCGAACCGCTCGCCGAGAATTACCTGCGGCTCAACGCCCTCGGCGCCTACGGCTCGTTCTTCAACATCTTCTACTGCTCGGTCCGGTTGAAGTTCAACGGCCCGGCCGGCAGCGACATCTTGGTTCCATTCGGCGGACCGCCGGACCCGTCCAAGGGGAGGTGCGCTCCACTTGAGGAGAACTGACGACTCCAATCCGCTCCGGACCGGCATCTTCGGCATCGCCGTGGTGGTGTGCCTGGTCCTGGTGTCCTTCGGCTACACCAAGTTGCCGTTCTGGCCGCAGGGTAAGACTTACGAAGCATTCTTCACCGACGCCGGCGGCATCGCCCCGGGCGACGATGTCAACGTCTCGGGTATCAAGGTGGGCCAAGTCAATTCGGTCGGCCTGGCGGGCAACGCCGCGAAGGCGACCTTCACCGTCGATCGCAACATCCAGGTCGGGGACCAGACCCTGGTCGCCATCAAGACCGACACGGTGCTGGGCCAGAAGTCGCTGGACGTCACGCCTGCCGGCGGCGGGTCGGTCAGCAGCATCCCGCTGGGACGCACCACCACGCCGTACACACTGAACGCCGCATTGCAGGACCTCGGCGCGAACACGGCGGCCCTGGACAAACCCAAGTTCCAGGAAGCGCTGCAGACGCTCACCGACACCCTGGCCGACGCCACGCCGCAACTGCGGTCGACACTGGATGGCGTCACCGATCTCTCGCGCGCCATCAACACCCGGGACGAGGCGCTCGGCGAGTTGCTTGCGCACGCCCGGTCGGTGTCCCAGACGCTGGGGCAGCGCGCCGAGCAGGTCAACAGCTTGATCGTCGACGGCAACCAGCTGTTCGCCGCGCTCGATGAGCGTCGCGCCGCGCTGTCCAACCTCATCGCCGGCATCGACGATGTCTCCGTGCAGATCTCGGGTTTCGTCGCCGACAACCGCGAACAGTTCGGCCCCACGCTGAGCAAGCTGAACCTGGTGGTCGACAACCTCAACGAACGCAAGGAGCACATCAGCGAGGCGCTCAAGCGGCTGCCGCCGTACGCCACCACACTCGGCGAGGTCGTGGGCTCGGGACCGGGGTTCCAGATCAACCTCTACGGACTGCCGCCCGCGGCAATTTCGGAGATGCTGCTCGACGCCTACTTCCAGCCCGGAAAGCTGCCCGACAGCCTGTCGGACTACCTGAAGGGCCTCGTTGCCGAGCGCCTGATCATTAGGCCGAAGTCACCATGACCGATACCTCAACTACGCGCCGTTTCGGCAACCGCGGACTCCTCATCGGCTTGGTGGTCGCCCTGGTGGCGGTGCTGGCCGTCGGCCTGTACGCATTGTGGCCGGGCCGCGGCACCTACAAGGTGATCGGGTTGTTCTCCACCGCGGTTGGGCTGTATCCGGGCGACGACGTGCGTGTCGTCGGGGTGCCGGTCGGAACCATCGACTCGATCGAGCCGCGCGCCGGCGATGTCAAGATCACGATGTCGGTGGACGACGACGTGAAGCTTCCCGCCGATGCGCACGCAATCATCGTGTCGCCAAACCTGGTGGCGGCCAGATTCGTTCAGCTCACGCCGGCCTACGACGCCGGCGGCCCCGACGGTGGCGGGCCGGTGCTGGCCGACGGCGCGACCATCGGACTGGACTCCACCGGTGTTCCCGTCGAATGGGACGAGGTCAAGGACGAACTGACCAAGCTGTCGCAGACTCTCGGCCCGGGCGAGGACGGTTTACAGGGCCCGCTGAGCGAATTCGTCGATCAGGCCGCGACGACTTTCGACGGCAATGGCGATTCGTTCCGCGACGCATTGCGCGAACTCTCCCAGACTGCCGGCCGCCTCGGCGATTCGCGCACCGACCTGTTCGGCACCGTCCGTAACCTCCAGGTTCTGGTCAACGCGCTGTCGCAGAGCAACGAGCAGATCGTCCAGTTCTCCAGCCACGTCGCGTCGGTCTCCCAGGTGCTGGCCGAGAGTTCAGCGGGCCTCGACGACACGCTGGGAACCCTCAATACGGCGCTCGGAGATGTGCGGGGCTTCCTCGACGAGAACAACGAGACGTTGATCGGCACGGTGGATAAGCTGACGGAGTTCACCACGCTGCTGTCCAACCAGAGCGAGGACATCGAGCAAGTGCTGCACATCACGCCGAACGGGTTGGTGAACTTCTACAACATCTACAACCCGGCGCAGGGCACCCTCGCGGGGCTGTTGTCGCTGCCCAACTTCGCCAACCCGGTCCAGTTCATCTGCGGTGGCACCTTCGACGTCAGTGAGACGGCCGGCGCCGACAACATCAAGCGCTCCGAGATCTGTAAGCAGCGGATGGGTCCGGTGTTGCGACGTATCACGATGAACTTCCCGCCGGTGATGTTCCATCCGATCAACAGCATCACCGCCTACAAGGGCCAGATCATCTACGACACCCCGGCCACCGAGGCCAAGGCCCGGACGCCGCTGCCGTATCTGCAGTGGGAGCCTTCCCCCGGCGTGACCCCGCCGATCATTCCCCCGGGAACCACGTTGGATGACCTGATGCTGCCACCGCCCGCGGTGCCGGGTCAGGTGTCCCCCGGGCCGGGCCATGCTCCCGGCTCCGTCCCCGGCAGCCCCGGGCCCGCCCCGGACGCGGGAGGCGGTGGCTGATGCCTGCGATCGATAGGGGAAAGACGTTGCGCAGCAACGGGTGCCGGACCATTGCGTTGGCTTCTGGCGTCGTCATGCTGGCCGGCTGCTCATTCGGCGGCCTCAACTCGGTCAACATGCCCGGCACCAAGGGGCATGGTTCCGGCGCGTACACGATCACCGTCGAGCTGCCCGACGTCGCGACCTTGCCGCAGAACTCGCCGGTCATGGTCGATGACGTGACGGTGGGCAGCGTTTCGGGGATCGAGGCCCTGCAGCGGCCGGACGGCACGTTCTACGCGTCGGTCCAGCTGTCACTGGAATCGGAGGTCGATCTCCCCGCGAACGCCACGGCGCAGGTCGCCCAGACATCGCTGCTGGGTTCCCAGCACGTCGAACTGGCCGCGCCGCTCACCGATCCGGCGGAGGCCAGGCTCACCGCGGGGGGACATATCCCGGTGAGCCGGACCGGTCGGTACCCGACCACCGAGGAAGTGTTGTCCTCGCTGGGTGTGGTGGTCAACAAGGGCAACCTGGGGGCAATTCAGGACATCACCGACGAGGTCTACGCCGCGGTCGCCGGTCGCACCGGCAGCTTCGCCGGCCTGGTGCCGAGGCTGGCCGAGCTCACCGCGTCGCTGCGGGATCAGACCGACGACATCCTGGCGGCGCTCGACGGCTTCAACCGGTTCGCCGCGATCCTGGCCGACAGCGAGGAAAGCCTGGGCCGCACCCTGGACACCCTGCCGGTCGCGCTGGAGGTGCTCAACCGCAACCGCGACAACATCGTCGACGCATTCACCGCCCTGGGGCGGGTGGGCACAGTGGCCGCCGACGTCCTCGCGAAAACCAAGGACGATTTCGCGGCCGACTTCAAGGACCTCTACCCCGTGGTGCGGTCGTTGGCCGAGAGTGCGGACAACCTGATCGACGCCTTCCCGATGATCCCCACGTTCCCGTTCCACAGCAAGTACCTGCGGCAGGCGGTCCGCGGTGACTACCTCAACGTGTACGTGACGTTCGACCTGACGATGCGTCGCCTCGGTGAATCGATCTTCACGACCTCGGGACTGGATCCGAATATGAAGCACATGTCCGAGATCCTCAATCCGCCGGAATTCCTCACCGGGCAGCTGGCCAACCTGTCCGGACAAGCGGCGGATCCGTTCAAGATTCCACCGGGCGACGTGCCGGGAGAGGAGGCACCGCGCTGATGCTCGACCGCCTTTCCCGAATCCAGCTGATGATCTTCTCGATCATCACCGTGCTCACGGTCGGTGCGATCGCGATCTTCTACCTGCAGGTGCCCGCCAAGGTCGGCATCGGTGCCTACGAGGTCGACGCGAATTTCGTTGCCGGCGGCGGCATCTACGGCAACGCCAACGTGACCTACCGCGGTGTCACCGTCGGCCGGGTGGAGTCCGTCGGCCTCACCGACAACGGTGTAATCGCGCATATGCGTCTCAACAGCAAC from Mycolicibacterium sp. MU0053 includes:
- a CDS encoding MCE family protein, with product MPAIDRGKTLRSNGCRTIALASGVVMLAGCSFGGLNSVNMPGTKGHGSGAYTITVELPDVATLPQNSPVMVDDVTVGSVSGIEALQRPDGTFYASVQLSLESEVDLPANATAQVAQTSLLGSQHVELAAPLTDPAEARLTAGGHIPVSRTGRYPTTEEVLSSLGVVVNKGNLGAIQDITDEVYAAVAGRTGSFAGLVPRLAELTASLRDQTDDILAALDGFNRFAAILADSEESLGRTLDTLPVALEVLNRNRDNIVDAFTALGRVGTVAADVLAKTKDDFAADFKDLYPVVRSLAESADNLIDAFPMIPTFPFHSKYLRQAVRGDYLNVYVTFDLTMRRLGESIFTTSGLDPNMKHMSEILNPPEFLTGQLANLSGQAADPFKIPPGDVPGEEAPR
- a CDS encoding MCE family protein → MGQRGVLAKVGVFTVVMLMVAAGLVVVFGEFRFASGTTFHANFENASRLKSGQDVRIAGVPVGTVKSVSLAEDNSVDVTFDVNERYQLYTSTRALIRYENLVGDRYLEITSGPGELRKLPPGGTIIREQTDPALDLDALLGGLRPVLKGLDGNKVNEVSNAVIELLQGQGGALSEMLSSTSSFTTDLAARDQLIGDVIANLNTVLATVDEKGAQFDTSVDHLQQLISGLAQNSDTIAGAIPPLAAAEADLTDMLQKSRRPVQGVLENLRPLATKFDERKQDLNDVIEPLAENYLRLNALGAYGSFFNIFYCSVRLKFNGPAGSDILVPFGGPPDPSKGRCAPLEEN
- a CDS encoding MCE family protein, whose amino-acid sequence is MTDTSTTRRFGNRGLLIGLVVALVAVLAVGLYALWPGRGTYKVIGLFSTAVGLYPGDDVRVVGVPVGTIDSIEPRAGDVKITMSVDDDVKLPADAHAIIVSPNLVAARFVQLTPAYDAGGPDGGGPVLADGATIGLDSTGVPVEWDEVKDELTKLSQTLGPGEDGLQGPLSEFVDQAATTFDGNGDSFRDALRELSQTAGRLGDSRTDLFGTVRNLQVLVNALSQSNEQIVQFSSHVASVSQVLAESSAGLDDTLGTLNTALGDVRGFLDENNETLIGTVDKLTEFTTLLSNQSEDIEQVLHITPNGLVNFYNIYNPAQGTLAGLLSLPNFANPVQFICGGTFDVSETAGADNIKRSEICKQRMGPVLRRITMNFPPVMFHPINSITAYKGQIIYDTPATEAKARTPLPYLQWEPSPGVTPPIIPPGTTLDDLMLPPPAVPGQVSPGPGHAPGSVPGSPGPAPDAGGGG
- a CDS encoding MlaE family ABC transporter permease, coding for MIEQLAVPARAVGGFFEMSIDTFRAMFRRPFQFREFLDQTWMIARVSLVPTLLVSIPFTVLVAFTLNILLREIGAADLSGAGTAFGTVTQLGPVVTVLVVAGAGATAICADLGARTIREEIDAMRVLGIDPIHRLVVPRVLASTVVALLLNGLVCAIGLAGGYAFSVFLQGVNPGAFINGLTVLTGLPELLLAEVKALLFGVVAGLVGCYRGLTVKGGPKGVGTAVNETVVYAFICLFVINVLMTAIGVRVLES
- a CDS encoding MlaE family ABC transporter permease, translated to MSFDATLRFRRLVSGLPRTFDSFGEQSLFFGESLRYIPHALNRYRRETVRLIAEMTMGTGALAIIGGTVGVAAFLTLASGGVIAVQGYSSLGNIGIEALTGFLSAFLNVRVVAPIVAGIALAATIGAGTTAQLGAMRVAEEIDAVESMAVHSVAYLVSTRLIAGLITIVPLYSLAVLASFFAARFTTVFINGQSAGLYDHYFNTFLVPTDLLWSFLQAIVMSVAVMLVHTYYGYNASGGPVGVGIAVGQAVRTSLIVVVVITLFISLAVYGGSGNFNLSG
- a CDS encoding MCE family protein codes for the protein MADGEANRTHVRVAAAIMAAIITAAAVITYLGYTAAFTATDTVTVTSPRAGLVMQQDAKVKYRGIQIGKVTDIAYDGDQAKLTLAIDRSQLPYVPANARVDIAGNTIFGAKSVEFTPPGSPEGAMKPGTTVRASDVQLEVNTLFQKLTDLLHKVDPVNLNATLSALGEGLRGNGDDLGAMMAGLNSYLEQLNPKLPTLQADFAQAATVADIYADAAPDLTRVFDNAPALSATIIDQEGNLNATLLAATGLGNNAYETLAPAAEDYIAAIQRLRAPTKLLGEYSPQFGCLLESLVTAADKFGPIIGGTRPGLFVSSNFLPGVPAYTYPESLPIVNATGGPNCRGLPDIPSKQSGGSWYRAPFLVTDNAYVPFQPNTEVQFDAPSTLQFLFNGAYAERDDF
- a CDS encoding MCE family protein translates to MRRTDDSNPLRTGIFGIAVVVCLVLVSFGYTKLPFWPQGKTYEAFFTDAGGIAPGDDVNVSGIKVGQVNSVGLAGNAAKATFTVDRNIQVGDQTLVAIKTDTVLGQKSLDVTPAGGGSVSSIPLGRTTTPYTLNAALQDLGANTAALDKPKFQEALQTLTDTLADATPQLRSTLDGVTDLSRAINTRDEALGELLAHARSVSQTLGQRAEQVNSLIVDGNQLFAALDERRAALSNLIAGIDDVSVQISGFVADNREQFGPTLSKLNLVVDNLNERKEHISEALKRLPPYATTLGEVVGSGPGFQINLYGLPPAAISEMLLDAYFQPGKLPDSLSDYLKGLVAERLIIRPKSP